The proteins below are encoded in one region of Brachyspira intermedia PWS/A:
- a CDS encoding BspA family leucine-rich repeat surface protein, with protein MNKEKYKPQTKDELIDLIERKIKFDRIDTSLIIDMSGLFENSMLRNFKGIETWDTSKVTDMSSMFCGAKSFNHDISSWNVSKVKNMSNMFCFAEKFNQPLNSWDVSNVTNMENMFRIARVFNQPLDNWNVSKVKNIDGMFWVADSFNQNLDSWVLAKNAKMYMSFYCSAMQDNTPIWYKSE; from the coding sequence ATGAATAAAGAAAAATATAAACCCCAAACAAAAGATGAATTAATAGATTTGATAGAAAGAAAAATAAAGTTTGATAGAATAGATACAAGTCTTATAATAGATATGTCAGGATTATTTGAAAATTCTATGCTAAGAAATTTTAAAGGAATTGAAACTTGGGACACTTCAAAAGTAACAGATATGAGTTCAATGTTTTGCGGTGCTAAAAGTTTTAATCATGATATATCTAGTTGGAATGTATCCAAAGTTAAGAATATGAGTAATATGTTTTGCTTTGCAGAAAAATTTAATCAGCCTTTGAATAGCTGGGATGTTTCCAATGTTACTAATATGGAAAATATGTTTAGGATTGCTAGAGTATTTAATCAGCCTTTAGATAATTGGAATGTGAGCAAAGTAAAAAATATTGATGGTATGTTTTGGGTTGCGGATAGTTTTAATCAGAATTTAGATTCTTGGGTTTTGGCAAAAAATGCGAAGATGTATATGTCTTTCTACTGCTCTGCCATGCAGGATAATACGCCAATTTGGTATAAAAGTGAGTAA
- a CDS encoding GNAT family N-acetyltransferase encodes MKKIEDSNLFMMCKSINKNALSDIPNGYHIRNCKRDELNLWFEFPFDNEEDKKNYRNFMEQYFKDVYGSNEKLFFEKCLFICDDNDTPIGTCFDWKAYNSITTIHWFKVKKEYEGRGIGRSLISHVLNSIDKKDFPIYLHTQAGSFRAIKLYSDLGFVLLTDEKIGYRENHLNIALPYLKDKMHSEDYNKLKFYKSPKEFLYAVSTSAINQF; translated from the coding sequence ATGAAAAAAATAGAAGATAGTAATTTATTTATGATGTGCAAATCAATTAATAAAAATGCATTATCAGATATTCCTAATGGTTATCATATAAGAAATTGCAAAAGAGATGAATTAAATTTATGGTTTGAATTTCCATTTGATAATGAAGAAGATAAGAAAAACTATAGAAATTTTATGGAGCAGTATTTCAAAGATGTGTATGGAAGTAATGAAAAATTATTTTTTGAGAAATGCTTATTTATTTGTGATGATAACGATACTCCTATAGGAACATGCTTTGATTGGAAGGCTTATAATTCTATAACTACAATACATTGGTTTAAAGTAAAAAAAGAATATGAAGGGCGGGGTATAGGAAGATCTTTAATTTCTCATGTTTTAAATTCCATAGATAAAAAAGATTTTCCAATATATTTGCATACTCAGGCTGGAAGTTTTAGAGCCATTAAACTGTACAGTGATTTAGGTTTTGTTTTGCTTACTGATGAAAAAATAGGGTATAGAGAAAATCATTTAAATATTGCCTTGCCTTATTTGAAAGATAAAATGCACTCAGAAGATTATAATAAATTAAAGTTCTATAAATCTCCTAAAGAGTTTTTATATGCTGTAAGCACTTCTGCAATAAATCAGTTTTAA